Proteins encoded by one window of Aliivibrio wodanis:
- the lipA gene encoding lipoyl synthase (lipoic acid synthase): protein MSKPIQMEKGVKYRDADKMALIPVKNMPTEKKEVLRKPEWMKIKLPSSSKRIDEIKSAMRKNNLNSVCEEASCPNLAECFNHGTATFMILGAICTRRCPFCDVAHGRPVTPESEEPKKLAKTIQDMKLKYVVITSVDRDDLRDGGAQHFADCNREIRELNPEIRIETLVPDFRGRMDRALDAMHGNPPDVFNHNLETAPRLYRKVRPGANYQWSLDLLKKFKEQHPTVPTKSGVMMGLGETKEEIVQVLKDLRAHGVTMLTLGQYLAPSRHHLPVERYVPPAEFDELKEIALELGFSHAACGPFVRSSYHADLQAKGEEVK, encoded by the coding sequence ATGAGTAAGCCAATTCAAATGGAAAAAGGCGTGAAATACCGCGATGCCGATAAAATGGCTCTAATTCCAGTTAAAAATATGCCAACAGAAAAAAAAGAAGTATTACGTAAGCCTGAGTGGATGAAAATAAAACTTCCATCAAGCAGTAAGCGTATTGATGAAATTAAATCAGCAATGCGTAAAAACAACCTTAACTCTGTATGTGAAGAAGCCTCTTGCCCGAATTTAGCAGAATGTTTTAATCACGGTACTGCTACCTTTATGATCTTAGGTGCAATTTGTACTCGTCGTTGCCCTTTCTGTGACGTTGCTCATGGACGCCCTGTTACCCCTGAATCAGAAGAGCCGAAAAAACTGGCAAAAACGATTCAAGATATGAAACTGAAATACGTCGTGATCACCTCTGTCGATCGTGATGATTTACGTGATGGTGGTGCACAACACTTTGCTGATTGTAACCGTGAAATTCGTGAATTAAACCCAGAGATCCGTATTGAAACGCTAGTGCCTGATTTCCGTGGCCGTATGGACCGCGCATTAGATGCTATGCACGGCAATCCACCGGATGTGTTTAACCACAACCTAGAAACAGCACCGCGCTTATACCGTAAAGTTCGTCCTGGGGCTAATTATCAATGGTCATTAGATCTACTTAAGAAATTTAAAGAACAGCACCCTACAGTACCAACTAAGTCTGGTGTAATGATGGGATTAGGTGAAACTAAAGAAGAGATCGTCCAAGTATTAAAAGACTTGCGTGCTCACGGCGTGACAATGCTAACTCTAGGTCAATATTTAGCACCAAGTCGTCATCACCTTCCTGTTGAACGCTACGTTCCACCTGCTGAGTTTGATGAGCTAAAAGAGATTGCTCTTGAGCTTGGCTTTTCTCATGCGGCTTGTGGTCCATTTGTTCGTTCTTCTTACCATGCAGATCTTCAAGCAAAAGGCGAAGAAGTTAAGTAA
- the lipB gene encoding lipoyltransferase (lipoate-protein ligase B) — MILLNKRLVVKNLGRQDYEPVWKAMHTFTDERDENTCDEVWLVEHNPVFTQGQAGKEEHVLAAGDIPIVKSDRGGQVTYHGPGQLVAYVLINLRRKNIGVRELVTHIENTVVNTLHQFSIESAARPDAPGVYVDNKKICSLGLRIRKGCSFHGLALNINMDLSPFLRINPCGYAGMEMIQLHDLVKENDEVKNKAEHVEDVHPLLIKELTTLLDYTDIEYIMESSDHE; from the coding sequence GTGATCCTATTGAACAAGCGTCTAGTAGTTAAAAACCTTGGCCGACAAGATTATGAGCCGGTGTGGAAAGCAATGCATACCTTTACTGATGAGCGCGATGAAAATACGTGTGATGAAGTATGGTTGGTAGAACATAATCCTGTATTTACTCAAGGGCAGGCAGGTAAAGAAGAGCACGTTCTTGCAGCTGGTGATATCCCGATAGTAAAAAGTGATCGCGGTGGGCAAGTTACCTACCATGGACCAGGTCAACTAGTCGCTTATGTGTTAATCAACTTACGTCGTAAGAATATCGGTGTTCGTGAATTAGTCACTCACATTGAAAATACAGTGGTTAATACTTTACACCAATTTAGTATTGAATCAGCAGCACGACCTGATGCTCCGGGTGTGTATGTCGATAATAAGAAAATCTGTTCTCTTGGTTTACGTATCCGCAAAGGATGCTCATTCCATGGACTAGCACTAAATATAAATATGGATTTATCTCCTTTCCTTCGTATTAACCCTTGCGGTTATGCTGGGATGGAAATGATACAATTGCACGATTTAGTCAAAGAAAACGATGAAGTAAAGAACAAAGCAGAACACGTTGAAGATGTTCATCCTCTACTCATTAAAGAATTAACAACGTTACTTGATTACACTGATATCGAGTACATAATGGAAAGCAGCGATCATGAGTAA
- the dacA gene encoding penicillin-binding protein 5 precursor (D-alanyl-D-alanin carboxypeptidase fraction A), whose amino-acid sequence MKNSAKQLKRIILSSCILGSTVAVAAPAVIPNAPQIAAKGYVLMDYHSGKVLAENNMNERMNPASLTKMMTSYVIGQEIESGNISMDDDVVISKNAWAKNFPGSSKMFIEVGSIVKVRELNKGIIVQSGNDACVAMAEHVAGSEDAFVDLMNAWGRTLKLDNTHFGNVHGLDSNDLYSTPYDMALIGQALIRDVPEEYRVYSEKSFTYNGITQYNRNGLLWDKSMNVDGIKTGHTDGAGYNLVSSATEGKMRLVAVVMGTKSGNARKAESKKLLNYGFRFFETVSPHKANETFVTEKVWMGSTDEVALGVAEDTYVTLPRGQAKKMTASFVLEKTLEAPIYKGDVVGKLFYQADGEDIAEYPLLALNDVEEGGIFSRLIDYIVLMFKGWLS is encoded by the coding sequence ATGAAAAATTCAGCAAAACAGTTAAAACGAATCATCTTATCGAGCTGTATTCTTGGCTCTACTGTTGCAGTCGCTGCACCAGCCGTTATCCCTAATGCGCCTCAAATTGCCGCAAAGGGTTACGTTCTTATGGATTACCATTCTGGAAAAGTTCTTGCTGAAAACAACATGAACGAACGAATGAATCCAGCAAGTTTAACTAAAATGATGACGAGCTATGTTATCGGACAAGAAATTGAGAGTGGTAATATCTCAATGGATGACGATGTCGTTATCAGTAAAAATGCCTGGGCGAAAAACTTCCCTGGCTCATCAAAAATGTTCATTGAAGTTGGTAGTATCGTTAAAGTTCGCGAACTAAATAAAGGTATCATCGTTCAATCAGGTAATGACGCTTGTGTTGCAATGGCTGAGCATGTCGCAGGCTCTGAAGACGCTTTTGTTGATCTAATGAATGCTTGGGGTAGAACACTTAAACTAGATAACACACATTTTGGCAATGTTCATGGCTTAGATAGTAATGACCTTTACTCCACTCCATATGATATGGCTTTGATTGGCCAAGCGTTAATCCGCGATGTACCTGAAGAGTACCGTGTATATTCTGAAAAATCATTTACCTATAATGGTATTACCCAATACAACCGTAATGGTCTGTTATGGGATAAAAGCATGAACGTTGATGGCATTAAAACAGGCCATACTGACGGTGCTGGTTATAACCTAGTAAGCTCTGCAACTGAAGGAAAAATGCGTTTAGTTGCCGTAGTTATGGGTACTAAGTCTGGTAATGCTCGTAAAGCTGAAAGTAAGAAGTTACTTAATTATGGCTTCCGATTCTTCGAAACAGTTTCTCCACATAAAGCAAATGAAACCTTCGTTACTGAAAAAGTATGGATGGGTAGCACTGATGAAGTTGCTCTAGGTGTTGCTGAAGACACTTATGTTACTTTACCTCGCGGTCAAGCGAAAAAGATGACAGCAAGCTTTGTTCTAGAAAAAACACTAGAAGCACCAATTTATAAAGGTGATGTTGTCGGTAAGCTATTCTACCAAGCCGACGGTGAAGACATTGCTGAATACCCACTTCTTGCATTAAATGATGTCGAAGAAGGTGGTATTTTTAGCCGTCTAATCGATTACATCGTATTAATGTTTAAAGGCTGGTTAAGCTAA
- a CDS encoding rare lipoprotein A, whose amino-acid sequence MRIIFLVMSLFLIGCTSKPVKDTQDQPNAGRYHIDNDIAPNSPISIEHIEDAHPRYEPKSLYGNKDYTLLSKNYSIVKDPKGFSQEGISSWYGNKFHGHKTSNGEVYDMYSMSAAHKTLPIPSYVKVTNKDNGRAAIVRVNDRGPFHEGRIIDLSFAAATKLDVIRTGTANVNVEYIAIEKPKNIQNWHAIDPNQYHIQMVALNTQERANSAALALQKQFNAPTNIMKSKTIYRVRLGPFVDRDIANDLLIKAKSDKYPSAFIIQESKK is encoded by the coding sequence ATGCGTATTATTTTTCTTGTCATGTCATTATTCTTGATTGGTTGTACCTCTAAACCAGTCAAGGATACTCAAGATCAACCAAATGCAGGTAGATACCATATTGATAACGATATTGCGCCTAATAGCCCTATATCCATCGAGCATATAGAAGATGCTCATCCTCGGTATGAACCTAAAAGCCTCTATGGTAATAAAGATTATACGTTACTAAGTAAAAACTACTCTATCGTTAAAGATCCTAAAGGTTTTAGCCAAGAAGGAATTAGTTCTTGGTATGGTAATAAATTTCATGGACATAAAACATCCAATGGTGAAGTGTATGATATGTATTCAATGAGTGCAGCCCACAAAACACTTCCAATACCAAGCTATGTTAAAGTCACCAATAAGGACAATGGTAGAGCCGCTATTGTTCGAGTTAATGACAGAGGCCCGTTTCATGAAGGGCGCATTATTGATTTAAGCTTTGCAGCAGCAACCAAATTAGATGTAATAAGAACAGGCACTGCCAATGTTAACGTTGAGTACATCGCAATTGAAAAACCTAAAAACATACAGAATTGGCATGCAATTGATCCCAATCAATATCATATTCAAATGGTTGCTTTAAATACTCAAGAAAGAGCAAATTCAGCAGCCCTAGCATTACAAAAGCAATTTAATGCACCAACAAATATCATGAAATCAAAGACTATTTACCGTGTTCGTTTAGGACCATTTGTTGATAGAGATATAGCTAATGACCTGTTAATAAAAGCAAAAAGTGATAAATATCCTTCCGCATTTATTATACAAGAATCAAAAAAATAA
- the mrdB gene encoding rod shape-determining protein RodA translates to MRVDIASGKNRDLFHRIHLDLPLLLGILLLMACALVIMYSASGQSLLMMDKQAMRMLLSLGVMLLLAQVSPRAYEAAAPYLFTIGIALLLGVLFFGEASKGAQRWLNLGFVRFQPSELIKLAVPLMVARYIGNKALPPTIRTLFIALLMVFIPTIMIAKQPDLGTSILIAASGVFVIFLAGISWKIICAATIAVGGFIPILWFFLMRPYQKVRVQTLFNPESDPLGAGYHIIQSKIAIGSGGLLGKGWLHGTQSQLEFIPERHTDFIFAVIAEEWGLIGVIALLSIYLFIIGRGLFLASQAQTAFGRMMGGSIVLSFFVYIFVNIGMVSGILPVVGVPLPLVSYGGTSMVTLMAGFGILMSIHTHKKVHSKAN, encoded by the coding sequence ATGAGAGTAGATATTGCATCCGGAAAAAACCGTGATTTATTCCATCGCATTCATTTAGATTTACCGTTGTTGCTCGGTATTTTATTACTGATGGCCTGTGCTTTAGTTATTATGTACAGTGCCAGCGGCCAAAGTTTATTGATGATGGATAAACAAGCCATGCGTATGCTGCTTTCATTGGGGGTCATGCTGTTATTAGCACAAGTATCTCCTAGGGCTTATGAGGCAGCCGCCCCCTACTTATTTACCATAGGAATTGCTTTGCTGTTAGGAGTACTTTTTTTTGGTGAAGCATCTAAAGGAGCACAACGGTGGCTAAACCTTGGCTTTGTTCGCTTTCAACCCTCAGAGCTTATTAAACTTGCCGTACCACTTATGGTTGCTCGTTATATTGGTAATAAAGCACTTCCACCAACAATAAGAACGTTGTTTATCGCGCTGTTAATGGTTTTCATTCCTACTATCATGATTGCAAAACAACCCGATCTCGGTACCTCTATTTTGATTGCTGCTTCTGGTGTTTTTGTTATTTTCTTAGCAGGAATAAGTTGGAAAATCATCTGTGCTGCCACTATAGCCGTAGGAGGGTTCATCCCCATTTTATGGTTTTTCTTAATGCGCCCTTATCAAAAGGTGAGAGTTCAAACCTTATTTAATCCAGAATCTGATCCTCTAGGTGCTGGTTATCATATTATTCAGTCCAAAATTGCCATCGGCTCTGGTGGTTTATTAGGTAAGGGTTGGTTACATGGAACACAGTCTCAGCTAGAATTTATTCCTGAACGTCATACTGATTTTATTTTTGCAGTTATCGCTGAAGAGTGGGGGCTAATTGGCGTTATTGCTTTGTTGTCCATTTACCTATTTATTATTGGTCGAGGCTTATTCTTAGCTAGCCAAGCGCAAACTGCTTTTGGTCGAATGATGGGGGGTAGTATTGTATTAAGTTTCTTTGTTTACATTTTCGTCAATATAGGAATGGTAAGTGGTATTCTTCCCGTTGTAGGTGTTCCCCTTCCTCTGGTCAGTTACGGTGGTACATCTATGGTTACTCTAATGGCAGGCTTTGGCATCCTCATGTCAATCCATACCCATAAAAAAGTACACTCAAAGGCAAATTAA
- the mrdA gene encoding penicillin-binding protein 2: MIKRKRTQIRDHHAETRLFASRAIVSFAGIIVLISLLLTNLYNIQINEFQDYRTRSNDNRIKIVPIAPNRGLIYDRNRLPLAENRPVFNLEISPDKVDNLPLLLTELQSILPITQENIENFKKERRRTRRFKSVPILSQLTQEQVAIFSVNQHKFSGVEVKAYLKRFYPYGKTFTHVLGYVAKINDRDLARLAREEKDANYQATRDIGKLGVERYYEDLLHGTAGYQEVEVNSRGRIIRTLKYVPPIPGKDIVLNLDIKLQQFVEKQLDSRRGSAIVLEPKTSAILAMVSSPSYDPNLFVHGISSKSYNALLQDPNRPLVNRSTLGIYPPASTVKPFIAVSALQEKIVTTKTTRNDPGYWRIPNSKTKPFRDWKRWGHGSVNLKQSIEESVDTFFYQISFDMGIDTLSSWMMKFGFGDYTGIDIYEESKANMPTREWKVGRFRTPWYQGDTIPVGIGQGYWTATPLQIAKATAVLTNHGKVQAPHLLKTIIDGQLETPFVPDPYPPIEGVRDSYWQLAIDGMILVNNGKKGTARRAFAKTPYVSAGKSGTSQVFGLKENQEYKADEIAEHLRDHALFTGFAPANDPKVIISLVLENGGGGSSQGGPIARNVFDYVLLPDNTSEK; the protein is encoded by the coding sequence GTGATTAAACGCAAACGCACACAAATTCGTGATCATCATGCTGAAACGAGATTATTTGCTTCCCGTGCAATAGTCTCGTTTGCAGGTATCATTGTACTTATTAGTCTTCTACTAACTAATTTATACAATATTCAAATCAATGAATTTCAAGATTATAGAACACGCTCAAACGACAACCGCATAAAAATTGTACCTATCGCCCCAAATCGAGGGCTGATTTATGACCGTAATCGTTTACCTCTTGCAGAAAACCGTCCTGTTTTTAATTTAGAAATCAGTCCAGATAAAGTAGATAACTTACCTCTCTTATTAACAGAGCTACAAAGTATTTTACCAATCACACAAGAGAATATTGAAAATTTTAAAAAAGAACGCCGCCGTACTCGTCGTTTTAAATCTGTTCCAATTTTATCTCAACTCACTCAAGAACAAGTTGCCATTTTTTCGGTTAACCAACACAAATTCTCAGGAGTTGAGGTTAAAGCCTATCTAAAACGTTTTTATCCTTATGGAAAGACATTTACTCACGTACTTGGATATGTAGCTAAAATTAATGACCGTGATTTAGCCCGTTTAGCTCGAGAAGAGAAAGACGCTAATTATCAAGCAACACGCGACATCGGAAAGCTAGGAGTAGAGCGCTATTATGAAGACTTACTTCATGGCACTGCTGGATACCAAGAAGTTGAAGTCAATAGTCGCGGAAGAATTATACGTACATTAAAATACGTACCGCCTATCCCAGGAAAAGATATTGTTTTAAATTTAGATATTAAATTACAACAATTTGTTGAAAAACAATTAGATAGCCGCCGTGGTTCAGCTATTGTACTTGAACCTAAAACCAGTGCTATTTTGGCTATGGTATCAAGCCCTAGTTATGACCCAAACCTATTTGTTCATGGTATTTCTAGTAAAAGCTATAATGCTTTGTTACAAGATCCTAATCGACCATTAGTAAATAGAAGTACGCTAGGTATCTATCCACCAGCCTCTACTGTTAAACCTTTTATTGCCGTTTCAGCTTTACAAGAAAAAATTGTCACCACAAAAACAACCAGAAATGACCCCGGTTATTGGCGCATTCCAAACTCCAAAACTAAACCATTTAGAGACTGGAAACGTTGGGGACATGGTTCTGTTAACTTAAAACAATCTATTGAAGAGTCAGTAGATACTTTCTTCTATCAAATATCGTTTGATATGGGCATTGATACATTATCAAGCTGGATGATGAAGTTTGGTTTTGGTGACTATACAGGTATTGATATTTATGAAGAAAGCAAAGCAAATATGCCAACTCGAGAATGGAAAGTAGGCCGATTCCGAACTCCTTGGTATCAAGGCGACACTATACCAGTAGGCATTGGGCAAGGTTACTGGACAGCCACACCGTTACAAATCGCAAAAGCAACAGCGGTATTAACGAATCATGGTAAAGTTCAAGCCCCTCATTTATTAAAAACGATCATTGACGGTCAGCTTGAAACGCCATTTGTACCTGACCCATATCCGCCGATAGAAGGCGTACGAGACAGTTACTGGCAACTAGCAATTGATGGAATGATTTTAGTAAACAATGGAAAAAAAGGAACAGCCAGAAGAGCCTTTGCTAAAACCCCTTATGTAAGTGCAGGAAAATCTGGAACTTCTCAAGTATTTGGTTTAAAAGAGAACCAAGAATATAAAGCAGATGAAATCGCAGAACACTTACGAGATCACGCTTTATTTACTGGATTTGCTCCTGCGAACGATCCAAAAGTCATTATATCTCTTGTATTAGAAAATGGCGGCGGTGGCTCAAGTCAAGGTGGTCCTATTGCGCGAAATGTATTTGACTATGTTCTATTGCCTGACAACACGAGTGAAAAATAA
- the rlmH gene encoding ribosomal RNA large subunit methyltransferase H, with amino-acid sequence MKLQLIAVGTKMPKWVEEGYKEYSRRFPKDMPLELIEITAGKRGKNADIARILQKEGEAMLAAVPKGNRIVTLDIPGKRWDTEQLAEQLEVWKLDARDVSILIGGPEGLSPACKAAAEQSWSLSPLTLPHPLVRVVMAESLYRAWSITANHPYHRE; translated from the coding sequence ATGAAACTTCAATTAATTGCTGTTGGTACTAAAATGCCAAAATGGGTTGAAGAAGGCTATAAAGAATATAGTCGCCGATTCCCAAAAGACATGCCTCTTGAACTTATAGAGATCACTGCTGGTAAACGCGGTAAAAATGCAGATATTGCTCGAATTCTTCAAAAAGAAGGGGAAGCGATGCTTGCAGCTGTGCCAAAAGGCAACCGTATTGTAACTCTTGATATTCCAGGAAAGCGTTGGGATACGGAGCAACTTGCGGAACAATTAGAAGTATGGAAATTAGATGCCCGTGATGTATCTATATTGATTGGAGGTCCTGAAGGATTATCTCCAGCGTGTAAAGCTGCGGCTGAACAAAGTTGGTCTCTATCTCCTTTAACACTTCCTCACCCTCTTGTTCGTGTTGTTATGGCAGAAAGCCTATACCGAGCATGGAGCATTACTGCAAATCATCCTTACCACAGAGAATAA
- the holA gene encoding DNA polymerase III, delta subunit, with protein sequence MRVFPEQLAQNLERGLRQCYLLFGNEPLLKLECLDQIRQYSQKQGFDEKHQFILDKQLDWDQVFDCTQSLSLFSSRQVLEFSIPDTGLTTSHTNKIKELVPALHDDILLVFQGPRVNKSQENTQWFKALTQLGLFVPCNTPDNQQLPRFIQNRCKKLKLKPDNEAVQMLAQWHEGNLLALAQSLDKLALLYPDGLLTLIRIEEALNRNNHFTPFQLVDTLLLGQAKRAQRVLRQLESEGMEVVILLRTLQKEFFLLQNFQQAIIQGESMFVVFDRYKVWQNRRPLYQAALQRLSMVQIQRLIRSLAQMEIATKTDFDTNCWPLLSQLTLDACNIHISVTPNLSH encoded by the coding sequence ATGAGAGTATTTCCAGAACAGTTAGCTCAAAATTTAGAGCGTGGTTTACGACAATGTTATCTTTTATTTGGTAATGAGCCACTATTAAAACTAGAGTGTCTTGACCAAATTCGCCAATATAGTCAAAAACAGGGCTTTGATGAAAAACATCAATTTATCTTAGATAAACAACTTGATTGGGATCAGGTTTTTGATTGTACTCAATCACTTAGTCTATTTTCATCACGACAAGTACTTGAATTTAGCATCCCTGATACTGGATTAACAACGTCACATACCAATAAGATTAAAGAGCTAGTCCCAGCTCTTCACGATGATATTTTATTAGTATTTCAAGGCCCACGAGTCAATAAAAGCCAAGAAAACACGCAATGGTTTAAAGCATTAACCCAACTTGGATTATTTGTTCCTTGTAATACGCCAGACAACCAACAGTTGCCTCGCTTTATTCAAAATCGCTGTAAAAAACTGAAATTAAAGCCAGATAACGAAGCTGTACAAATGTTGGCCCAATGGCATGAAGGTAATTTGCTGGCTCTAGCTCAAAGTCTAGATAAATTAGCACTATTATATCCTGATGGGTTACTAACTTTAATTCGTATTGAAGAAGCATTAAACCGAAATAATCATTTCACCCCATTTCAGTTGGTGGATACGTTATTATTAGGTCAAGCAAAACGAGCACAGCGTGTTCTTCGCCAATTAGAAAGTGAAGGTATGGAAGTGGTTATTTTATTAAGAACACTGCAAAAAGAGTTCTTTTTATTACAAAACTTTCAGCAAGCAATTATTCAAGGTGAATCTATGTTTGTTGTTTTTGACCGTTATAAAGTATGGCAAAATCGCCGTCCTTTATATCAAGCGGCATTACAGCGTTTATCTATGGTACAAATACAGCGCTTAATTCGTTCATTAGCTCAAATGGAAATTGCGACAAAGACCGACTTTGATACTAATTGTTGGCCACTACTTAGCCAGTTGACATTAGATGCCTGTAATATTCACATTTCAGTGACACCCAACTTATCTCATTAA
- a CDS encoding rare lipoprotein B precursor, whose product MKRLLSLFSLRTTIILTLSLMTSACGFHLRGDYLLPEELHEISLSTFDQYSDLTRNVQKQLRMNGIRQVAPTALTPSLNLISESIGERTLSLYQNSRAAEKELTYNVKYSVLIPNHDIKTYTTTVNRNYLDNPLTALAKSVERDMIEDEMRTQASEQILRQMARLKADDAATDTTDSITNEDATETTITTTENTQ is encoded by the coding sequence GTGAAACGACTTTTATCTCTATTTTCTCTTCGCACAACAATTATTTTAACCCTTTCATTAATGACTTCTGCATGTGGATTTCATTTACGTGGCGATTATTTATTGCCCGAGGAATTGCATGAGATCTCATTATCCACTTTTGATCAATATAGTGATTTAACACGTAATGTCCAAAAGCAACTTCGCATGAATGGAATTAGACAGGTTGCACCAACAGCATTAACACCAAGCTTAAACTTAATCAGTGAAAGCATTGGTGAGCGTACGCTATCACTTTACCAAAATAGCCGAGCAGCTGAGAAAGAGTTAACTTATAACGTCAAATATAGTGTATTAATCCCTAATCACGATATAAAAACGTACACGACTACGGTTAATCGTAATTACCTTGATAACCCATTAACCGCATTAGCTAAGTCCGTTGAACGAGATATGATTGAAGATGAGATGCGAACTCAAGCTTCAGAGCAAATTTTACGTCAAATGGCGCGCCTTAAAGCAGATGATGCAGCAACAGATACAACAGATAGCATCACAAATGAGGATGCGACAGAGACAACAATAACAACGACAGAAAACACTCAATAA